One Halobaculum sp. CBA1158 DNA segment encodes these proteins:
- a CDS encoding ammonium transporter — MSLLQVDPAVLAEGINLMWVLVVTFLIFFMHAGFAMLEAGQVRSKNVANQLTKNLLTWSVGVLAFFIVGAGFSTVVGTLTSSGSITVADLYATMTTNAVNDWVGWLFGAVFAMTAATIVSGAVAGRAKLRAYVGYTILLAAVIYPVVTGFTWGGGLLAVNDGAPNGFIADALGGVAFADFAGGMIVHGMGGIAGLTAAYVIGPRMDRYNSDGSTNVIPGHSMTFAALGTLILAFGWYGFNVGTAATVFAVQDGSLVLGAFDYVGRVALNTTLGMAAGAVGAGLAAMYKSGKVDTLYVANGLLAGLVGVTASANVVVWYGGIISGLVAGAQLPFVFEFVEKRLKIDDVCAVFPVHGSAGVVGALLLPFFHVDGFSASLLAAQVVGIVVIAAWTILATGAVFSLFKSMDQARVSPEHERDGLDVSEHGVDTYPEFGKPDTVTDGGLVEDENGIVRADGGEPNDGGIKMVTAFIRPDKLSDVKTGLAEIGAPSLTVTNVSGRGSQPAKKGQWRGEEYTVDLHQKVKIECVVADIPAGDVAEAISEAAQTGEKGDGKVFVLPVENAYQIRTGEEGPSAV; from the coding sequence ATGAGTCTCCTCCAGGTCGACCCCGCGGTCCTAGCGGAGGGGATCAACCTGATGTGGGTGCTGGTGGTCACCTTCCTCATCTTCTTCATGCACGCCGGCTTCGCGATGCTGGAGGCCGGGCAGGTGCGCTCGAAGAACGTCGCCAACCAGCTGACGAAGAACCTCCTGACGTGGAGCGTCGGGGTCCTCGCCTTCTTCATCGTCGGTGCGGGCTTCTCGACGGTCGTCGGCACGCTGACGAGCAGCGGGAGTATCACGGTCGCCGACCTCTACGCCACGATGACGACCAACGCGGTCAACGACTGGGTCGGCTGGCTGTTCGGCGCGGTGTTCGCCATGACCGCCGCGACGATCGTCTCCGGTGCGGTGGCCGGGCGTGCGAAGCTCCGCGCGTACGTCGGCTACACGATCCTGCTGGCCGCGGTTATCTACCCCGTGGTCACCGGCTTCACCTGGGGCGGTGGGCTGTTAGCGGTCAACGACGGCGCGCCGAACGGGTTCATCGCCGACGCGCTCGGCGGGGTCGCCTTCGCGGACTTCGCGGGCGGCATGATCGTCCACGGGATGGGCGGTATCGCCGGCCTCACCGCGGCGTACGTCATCGGCCCGCGGATGGACCGCTACAACTCCGACGGCTCGACCAACGTCATCCCCGGCCACTCGATGACGTTCGCGGCGCTGGGGACGCTGATCCTCGCGTTCGGCTGGTACGGCTTCAACGTCGGTACGGCCGCGACGGTGTTCGCGGTTCAGGACGGCTCGCTCGTACTCGGTGCGTTCGACTACGTCGGCCGCGTCGCGCTGAACACCACGCTTGGTATGGCCGCGGGGGCCGTCGGTGCCGGGCTGGCAGCGATGTACAAATCCGGCAAGGTCGACACGCTGTACGTCGCGAACGGGCTGCTCGCGGGCCTGGTCGGCGTGACCGCCTCCGCGAACGTCGTCGTCTGGTACGGCGGCATCATCTCCGGCCTCGTCGCCGGGGCGCAGCTTCCCTTCGTCTTCGAGTTCGTCGAGAAGCGCCTGAAGATCGACGACGTGTGTGCCGTCTTCCCCGTCCACGGCTCGGCCGGCGTCGTCGGCGCGCTCCTGCTCCCGTTCTTCCACGTCGACGGGTTCAGCGCGAGCCTACTGGCCGCGCAGGTGGTTGGGATCGTCGTCATCGCGGCGTGGACCATCCTGGCGACCGGCGCGGTGTTCAGCCTGTTCAAGTCCATGGATCAGGCCCGCGTCTCGCCCGAACACGAGCGTGACGGCCTCGACGTCTCCGAGCACGGCGTCGACACCTACCCCGAGTTCGGCAAGCCCGACACCGTCACCGACGGCGGCCTCGTCGAGGACGAGAACGGCATCGTCCGCGCCGACGGCGGCGAACCGAACGACGGCGGCATCAAGATGGTGACCGCCTTCATCCGTCCGGACAAGCTCTCGGACGTCAAGACCGGCCTCGCGGAGATCGGCGCGCCGTCGCTGACGGTGACGAACGTCTCCGGTCGCGGCAGCCAGCCCGCCAAGAAGGGTCAATGGCGCGGCGAGGAGTACACGGTCGACCTCCACCAGAAGGTGAAGATCGAGTGCGTCGTCGCGGACATCCCCGCCGGCGACGTGGCCGAGGCGATCAGCGAGGCCGCACAGACCGGCGAGAAGGGCGACGGGAAGGTGTTCGTCCTCCCCGTCGAGAACGCCTACCAGATCCGTACCGGCGAGGAGGGACCGAGCGCGGTCTGA
- a CDS encoding uroporphyrinogen-III synthase: MSDREDDGGRDDESDAAGDADGRPRVAVFRPDDERLTGAVETLADLGVEAVPDPMLAIRPTGATPEGADWVVFTSKTGVELVDDAGWAPDDTAGDGGEDERRDDDRPSIACIGSSTAEAAESAGWRVDLVPEEFSSTGLVTALADAGVDGRRVEVARSDHGSPVLLEGLREAGATVHETVLYELIRPEGSGNSAEAAAAGDLDGACFTSSLTVEHFLEAAEERGVREAALAGLDDAVVGCIGHPTRETAGSHGLAVDVVPAEATFVALAEAVVAELDA, translated from the coding sequence GTGAGCGACCGAGAGGACGACGGCGGTCGCGACGACGAGAGTGACGCCGCGGGCGACGCCGACGGCCGCCCCCGCGTCGCGGTGTTCCGCCCGGACGACGAGCGACTGACCGGGGCGGTGGAAACGCTCGCCGACCTCGGCGTCGAAGCCGTGCCGGACCCGATGCTCGCGATCCGCCCGACGGGCGCGACGCCCGAGGGGGCCGACTGGGTCGTGTTCACCTCGAAGACCGGCGTCGAACTCGTCGACGACGCCGGCTGGGCCCCGGACGACACCGCGGGCGACGGCGGCGAGGACGAGCGGCGCGACGATGATCGACCGTCGATCGCCTGTATCGGTTCCTCGACCGCCGAGGCCGCCGAAAGCGCGGGGTGGCGCGTCGACCTCGTCCCGGAGGAGTTCTCCTCGACCGGGCTGGTCACGGCGCTCGCGGACGCCGGCGTCGACGGCCGACGGGTGGAGGTCGCCCGCTCGGATCACGGCAGCCCCGTCCTGCTAGAGGGGCTGCGCGAGGCCGGCGCGACCGTCCACGAGACTGTGCTGTACGAGTTGATCCGCCCCGAGGGGAGCGGGAACTCCGCCGAGGCGGCCGCCGCCGGCGACCTCGACGGGGCGTGTTTCACCTCCTCGCTCACGGTCGAACACTTCCTGGAGGCCGCCGAGGAGCGCGGCGTCCGCGAGGCGGCGCTGGCGGGGCTGGACGACGCCGTCGTCGGGTGCATCGGCCATCCGACTCGCGAGACCGCCGGGTCCCACGGGCTCGCGGTCGACGTGGTTCCCGCGGAGGCGACGTTCGTCGCCCTGGCCGAGGCCGTCGTCGCCGAGTTGGACGCCTGA